The window GAGTCCCGATATGGCGGATTCGTTGAACAGGTATTTAATCGTGCCGCTGAGCCGTCTTGCTGAAGTACCGAGGCTGCTGGTGCCGATATTGCTGAACAGGGGGATGCTGAACACCATGAACAGGCTGATCAAAACCATCACCACCACGAGTTCAACAAGAGTGAAGCCGGCCAGTCCTCTGCCTCGAAAGGCATAATGTTTTTGCTGTTCACAGCTCATAGCGGTTAATTCGGGCAAAGGCACTCTGCACCGAGCGGTCCGGCGCTAATCAAGCTCCCAGCTATTGATGTCAGCATCGAAACCTTCTCCTCCGGGTTCTCCATCTGCGCCGTAACTGATCAGGTCGAAATTATGATCATGCAGTCCGGGTGACAGGTAAATGTAATCACTGCCCCAGGGGTCGACCGGGGTTTTCTTCAGGTAGCCATCAACCGAATATTTGGCGGGTATCCGCCCGGTTGTCGGCTTAACGACCAGGGCTTTGAGCCCCTGATCAGTGTCGGGGTAAAACCCGTTGTCGAGCTTGAACAAGCCGAGGGCCTCTTCGATGCTTTTCATGTCAACTTTGGCCTTGGTCACCTTGGCCTCGTCCGGACGACTGAGAAGACGGGGCACAACAATAGCGGCCAGTATGCCGAGGATAACCACCACGACCATGATCTCAATCAGGGTGAAGCCGCGATTGTCGCGTATTCTTTTTGTTTGCATAAAGATTCAATCTCCTTAATTACGGCTTATTGATCGCACCTACGGTGCTGTTGAATCGTTGAACAGTTTAAGCAATTCATCAGTTCAACGCGTGCAGCGCTTATCAGCGGGCGAAGCCCATTCAACGTTTCAGCCCCTTACCCAAACCCCTGACTGGCCTCGAAGATCGGCAGCAAAATCGCCAGGACCACGAAGCCGACAATCCCACCCATCACCAGGATCATCAACGGTTCGAGTAGCGAGAGCATGCCGGTCATGGACAGATCGGTCTGATGCTCGTAGGTGTCAGCAACCCGGAACAGCATCTCTTCGAGTTTGCCGCTTTTCTCGCCGGCCGCCGTAAGTTGGGCCAGCATTGGTGGGAAGACAGTGGTCTCCTTAAGCGACGAGGCCAGGTCCGCGCCCTCCTGAACTCGAAGCGTGACGGTTGCGATCGCCTGGTTCAGGATCCGATTGGACAGAAGTTTGCGCGCGATATCAAGGGCCTTGAGCAATGGCACACCGCTCTCCATTAAAGTGCCCAGGGTGCGGGCAAAACGGGCTGTGACAATCAGCAGTTGCAAGCGACCGAACAGCGGGGCTTTCAGGAGCAGTGAATCGATACGTTCTCGGCCCCGCGTTGTGTCACGATAGCGTTTCAAGGTAAGCACCGCCATCACCAGCAACAGCCCGAGCAGCCACCACCACCTGGCCAGAAAATCCGTCAGGGTAATCAGCAGGAGCGTCGGCCATGGCAGCGCCCTGTCAAGCTCGTTCAGCATCGTGGTGATCTTGGGAATAACAAACACGAACAGGAAAACCAACACGCCGCTACCGACAAGAGTCATCAGCAACGGGTAGGCCAGGGCGGCCTGGATCCGGGCACGCATGCGGGCCTGGCTTTCGAGAAAATCAGCCAGTCGATACATGGTCCGGTCAAGCGTGCCGCTGTCCTCACCGACCTGAATCATATTGATGAACAGATCTGGAAAAATATGCCGATGAGCAGCCAGGGCTTCATGGAGTGTTCCCCCTTGCACAACATGCTCGCGAACCTTGGCAAAGGTTTTGGACAGCAGTGGTTGGTCTGTCTGCTCATTCACGGTGTTGAGAGCATCATCCAGTGACAGGCCAGCGCCCAAAAGAGTGGCCATCTGGCGCGTCGCCGCGGCAAGTTCGCCGGTCGGAAGTTTGCGTGCCATCCCGAACCGGAACGATAGCTTGCGAACCCGTTGCGCCCCTGTTTCCCGCAAATCGGTCAGATAGATGCCCTGGTCGCTCAGCTGCTGGGTCACCATCTTGCGCCCGGGGCCGTCTATGGTGCCGGTTTTTTTGCGTCCCTGATTATCGAGACCTGAGTACTCGAATAATGGCAACTCTAAACCTCCTCCTGGGTCACGCGCAGGATTTCCTCAAGAGAGGTCACTCCTTCAAGGACTTGGGCCACGCCGGCCGAGCGCAGGCTTTGCATGCCTTGTCGCAAAGCCGCCTGCTTGATCGTGGCTGCGTCCTTGTCCTGCAGGAGCAGCTCACGAACGGTTTCGTCGATTGGTAGCAGTTCATAGATGCCGCTGCGTCCCCAGTAGCCAATATTCATGCAGCGCGAACATCCTCGACCCTGGTAAAATTGTGGACTGGCAGGCAGGGTGCATTCATCGCCAAGCTGATCCAGAAGTTCGGTCGGCGGCGATACGGCTTCCTTGCAGTGCGGGCAAATTTTGCGTACCAGGCGCTGGGCAAGGATACCGACGATGCTTGATGCTGCCAGAAAAGGTTCGATCCCCATTTCCACCAACCGGGTCAGGGCTCCAGCTGCATTATTGGTGTGCAGGGTTGAAAACACCATATGGCCGGTCAGGGCCGACTGTACTGCAATCTCGGCGGTTTCTCGGTCGCGGATCTCACCGACCATGATGATGTCGGGATCCTGGCGCAGGATCGAACGCAGACCGTTAGCGAAGGTCAGGTCGATCTTCGGGTTGACCTGGATCTGGCCGACACCCGGCAGCTGGTACTCGATCGGATCTTCGACAGTGATGATGTTCTTTTCGCGACTGTTCAGGCGGGTCAGTGCCGCGTACAAAGTGGTGGTTTTACCGGAACCGGTCGGTCCTGTGACCAGGAAAATTCCGTGATTTTTGTTGATCATCCCCTCGAACTGGTTCAACAGAGTGCTACCCAGGCCAATTTCCTCAAGGGAGAGAATGTTCGAGGTTTTGTCGAGCAGGCGCAAGACTACCCGTTCACCAAAAGCTGTTGGCAGGGTTGAAACGCGTATATCTATATCGCGTCCAGCGACCCGCACCCGGAACCGGCCATCCTGAGGCAGACGTTTTTCGGCAATGTTCAGCTGGGACATGATCTTGATGCGGGAGACGATCCCAGGGTGGGCTTTCAGCGGCGGATGGAGCACTTCATAAAGAATACCGTCGATACGATAACGGACCACAAGGTCCCGTTCGAACGGCTCAATGTGGATATCGCTGGCGCGCTCCTTGTAACCCTGGGTGATCAGGCTGTTGACAAAACGGATGATCGGCGCTTCGTCCGAAGCATCGATCAGGTCCGTTGGTTCCAGGTCGCGGACCAGGTCTCCGGCCGTCTTCTCCTCGATTTCCTCGATCACCTCGCTGGAGTCTCCGGCCTGTTTTTCATAGCCGCGATTGATGGCGCTCAAAATTTCCTCAGGAGTCGCGACGCAGGGCTCGATATCCTCCCCGGTCAGAGTGCTCAGATCGTTGAGCGGACGGGTGTCCAAGGGGTCGGCAACGGCCACCTGCAGACGGCCGTTGAGCCTCTCCAGAGGGTAGATACGGTATTCCTTGGCAAAGCCAATCGGAATGACATCGAAAAGATCCTCGGCGGCCGATTCTTCGGCAATCGTCTCCAGGTAGGACAGCTCGAACTGAATTGCCAGTGCCTTGGCCAGCATCACGTTGTCCAGCACTTTCAGCTTGAGGAGAATCTGACCGAGGCGCTCGCCGCTCTGCAGTTGTTCCGTCAGGGCCGCGTCAATGCGCTGCTGATCAACTTCGAAATCCTGTTGCAGTATTTCACCGATACGCCGCCAGTTATGCATGCTGAGTTACTTCCCGGGAAGAGGGGGTAAAGTCATTGGTTGTCCGAATTGCGTGCCATTGGCAGAGTTCATTGGGAAGCCTCGCCTTGTGCATCCTCGGCCGCCGATCTGTCCGCCTGGCTCGCACCTTTTGTCTCGGGACTTTCAGTTGGTTGTCCCGTTGGCAAGGTTGTGTTCCCTTCTTTGTCAATTTCACCAAAGAAATTTTCCGGCACGGCGTTAATGACCTTTTCGGTGAGGAAACCCTTGGCCGCCGTGCGGTTACGACCGGTTACACGTTCGAGATCCTCTGCATCCTTGATAATGGTCGGATTGATGAAGATCAGCAGATTGGTCTTTTCTTCCTGGGTCGAAGTACGCTTGAACAACCAGCCGAGAAAGGGAATGTCGCCCAGGATGGGCACCTTGGTCACCGATTCGATGACATTGGTGTCGATGAGGCCGCCGAGCACCACGGTTCTGTTATTTTCAACCAGGACCGTATTGCGCAGGACTCTCTTGGTGAAAGTCGGACCAACATCACTGGGGCTGCCGACGCTGGCAACCAGGGCCTGGGTGGCAGGAGCGATATCGGTGATTTCCTGGTAGACGTTCAGGCGGACCAGATCACCTTCGGTAATCTGTGGAGTAAAACGCAGGATCAGGGCAACGTCCTGGCGTTCCACTGAGACGCTTTGGGCCAGACCGTCACTGGCGCCGGTATCGGTCAAACGACCGGTGATAATCGGCACGTTGGAGCCGACGATGATCTCGGCCTCTTCGTTGTCGGAGGTAAGGAGGCGCGGCGCCGAAAGCAGGTTGACATCACTGTCGGTTTTCGAAACATCAATCAGTACCGAAAGTGATGGCACGGTGATCTCGTTGCCATCTGGGCCGGTGACGGTGATCGGGTTAAAAAAACCGCCGGCCAGAAGCCCATCAACAGCCTGGGTCAGCAGGGAAGGTATGCCAGCCGCTCCGGTTGCGAGGGCGTCGCCAATGCCAACCGGGCCGGTGTTCTGGTTGCTGCTGCCGATAATCAGGCTGTCATCGCCGACATCCGCGGCACCCTGAAGGGATACGCCGAGACGCTGGGTCGCGTCCATGGAGAGTTCCAGAATCAGCGCCTCGACATAGACCTGCTTACGCTTGATGTCGAGCTTGGCGATGATTTCTTCGATCGTTCTGTAGTCGTCCGGGTTGGCATTGATGATCAGCGAGTTAGTCGGTTTGTCGGCTGTAATGGTAACAGGGCCGGCAGTCAGGGGGCTGCCTGGCGCACCCTGTTGGGCTGTCCTGGCTTCTGTCTTGATACCGGTCAGGATCTCGTTGAGGGTCGCCGCCAGGGTGACCGCATCGGCATTTTCCAGGTAGAAGAGATTGATATTGGAACGGGCCCCGCTCATTTCCTGGTCCATCTGGGCAATCAGGCCCTTGATGATCACCATGTCATCGCCACTGGCCAGGAGGATCAGCGAGCGTCCTGCAGGATAGGGGATGATCTTGGTGACCGGCTCATTTGCGGCCCCCGCCTGGGTCGACCTTCTGCGCTTGGCGGGCGCGGAAGCCGGCTGGCTCATGACCTCGTTGAGAATCTTGGCGAGCTCTTCGGCGCTGGAGTTCACCAGCGGCACGATCTCGATCAGGCCTTCCGAGTCCGGTTGGTCGAGCTCGCGGATGATCTTGGCCAGGCGTTCGATGTTGGAGCCGGTATCGGTAATGATCAGGCTGTTGCTCGGCGCATAGGCGGCAACATTGGCGTAGCTCGGCATCAAGGGAACCAGGACGGTTGGTCCAACGATGCTTGCATCAAGATACTTCAGGCGAAAAACCCGGGTGATGACCTGCTCGCTCATCTTGCCGCGGCCGTTGAGAACGGTCGGCAGGTTGGATTCCTTGGCGTTTTTCAACGGTACGATTTTGTTGACTTCACCCGAGGGGACCACCGTATAGCCCTTGACGTTGAGGACCGTGTGAAACAACATATAGGCTTCGTCAAGAGTCATGCTTTCCGGAGACACGATCGTGACTTTGCCCTTCACCGTCTCGTCGTAAAGAAAGTTCTCTCCGGTCAACTCGCTGATGGTCTGGATCAGGTCGGCCAGTTCCACCTCCTTGAAGTCGAGGGTGACCTGGCCTTCTTCACTCGGTTGCGGCTGAGTCTGAGCAAGAGCCAGGACGGGGGCCAGGCATAAAAAAAGAAACGTTGTCCATAAGATGATTCGGGAAACTGTCGGTTTGCTCATCAGAGCGACCTCCTATTCGATTTTACATGCACAACCCTATTCGATTTCATATTCAAAACTCATCGGTTTACCCTTACGTTCGACAGCGACGATGATCTGCCGTGCTTCGCGTAGTTGTTGAAATACCTGTAAGGCTTTTTCCGGACTGTCCAACTTGATATTGTTGACATCGATGATCACGTCACCTCGCCGTAAGCCCACTTTAACCAGTAACGACCGGGGATTAATGCGCTGAATCAGGAAGCCGTCGGTTTTGCCGTCCACCGTGCGCGGCTGCATATGGGCAAGACGCAGCTGGTCGGCAAAATTCTCCCGCACCGATTCGATGGTGCTACGGGAGATCATCCAGCGGTTTTCACCGATTTCTCTTACCGCTCCTTTCGAGTCGCCGGCGACCCTGGCAACTGGTTTCACGCCACGACTTGGGGCCGGCCCTTTCTCATGCAGTGTCAAGGTTGTCAGGCTCTGGTCCCGGTTTCTGATGTCAACTTGGTTGCGCCGGATATCCTCGATGGAGCCACCTCCCGGGATTTTATCGTCAAGATGATAGATCTTTAGCTCTTTGTTGACTTCGAGGAGGACCTGGGAACGTTCAGCGGCGACAACAGTGCCGAAGAGCTTTAAATCGGCGCGAGTGTCCGTTGCCGAGGCTTCCTGGCCTCTTGCTGCAGCGATCTCAAGATTCATCGTCGCGTCGGCAGAACGGTTGTTGGCATCGAAAATGTTATTCTGCAGGATCAGGTTCAGGTCGGTTTGTGTGGTCTTCAGAGATTTGGCTGTGGCTGGCTGAGTGATTGTGCTGTCGGCTGCAAAATCAGGCCGCAGATTCTTTTGTAACACGGTGTCAATCAGGTGTCCGCAGGCAAGCCCAAGAATCGCGAGCAGGGTCAGGCAGAACGGTTTGTAAAAACTGTGCATGGCATTCAGCATGACGCCCCCGGATGGTCAATTCAGATAATAATTCTAAACCCATTTGTCAATTTTGCAAGAATTTCCATGAAGTTACGTTCATCGACCGGGCTCCCTGTCGCTCGCTCCGTGAGATCGAAAAAAGGTGCAATGAAGCCCACCTCGCGGTTACGCCAATATTCGAAGAAAACATGCTCTCTTGATGATCGTGAAGAGATCATTATTGTCATCGTCGTTCTCAACTCGGTCACCGAACTCCTTAAATCTATGAAGGGTAAAGAAAGCGAATCCATCGTAATTATCTTCGTTGAGACGTTTACCCCTGTGACAGACAGAACAGGCACTCGCCGCAGGGCCGGTAATCGTTGGATAAAAACTGAGAGAATAAACATTTACTCGCAGAATTCAGTTAAGGTCGTGATCTGAAATTTACTGATTGGTGGTACTTAGAGACAGGATTGATAGTCGGTTTAAGGGGATAAGTTGTGCGCAAAAACGTCCCGAAGGTTTTTGCCTGAAACCGGCCTTGTAGCGGCCGATAACTTTAGCGATTTTGCCCTGTATTTTCAGGGCGTAAATCTGGCGTCTTTCTTCTCGGGTAAGCTACGTGTAGTGGTCCATCGTGCTCCTCTAGTCTCGGTCAGTGAAAGAAGCCATGAGACTACCGAAGCTTGTCCTTCAAACCAAGCAACTAGAGTTGCACTTACAACTTGAAGCCGGGCCTACTTTTAAAGCACAAAGAACCTGACCTGCTCCCTTCCCCTACTCTGAAGAGTGGGGGGGCGTTGACGTGAAGAGAAAAGGCCACCAAGGATCGACCCCTGGTGACCATAAGTTTACAGACTTAAAGAGCGCCCTGTTGATAGCATCAATAAGTCAATTCATCTATCAAGAAAAAAACGTAATTGGTTCTTTACTTGAGTACAGAGGCCAATTCAGTAAATGACTTTTCGCAAGATTGATTGCCAAAATACCTAAACAATTCACCACTAATCTCTTTAGTTATCCATTCATCAGCATGGTTATTGGTAATGAATCGAATTTCCTCCGATTTTGAATTAGGGTTGTAGCGTTGTTCGACCTCAATCGCATTCCCTGTATTTTCGCACTGGTAGACGAAAATACGACCCTGATCAACATTTTTGACTTTAACAAACTTCATGTAGGGTTCGCCGTAGGCCGAAATAACCGGGATAGCGATTGTCGCGATAAGAACCAAAACTATCTTCTTCATTGTTACCTCCTATATTGTTTAACGCCCAATGACCCAAAAAAGATACCACCTAAATATATGTTTTGGCAGTCCGGCTATCTCTTGTAGGAAAAGATGTGAAGACCCGTAACTTTCCGTCCCCACCTTTCGGTAGGTTTGGCTTTGTCAAACAAAAAAAGAACATTGTTTCTAAATATTAAATGTTGAAGTTTTTAATTCAACTTAAAAACTGCATGAAAAAATTAATTTTTGTTATATATCAAAACCTTATGGAATTTTTTATCAGATGTTAATGCAAATAAAAGGAGGTGGTATTTATTAACACGGCCTTTAACGAAAGCAGGCTCTATCAACGCAGGAATCAATCAGTTTGACATGCCTTTCTAATTACAAAGGTTTTGAGAGAAAAAGCGACAGGCAGAACCACGCTAGATTTTGTGCGTTGCCTGGACCTCTTGTCAGATTAAGCAACCTTTTTTCTCCTGAAAATTCGCTGGTTAACAGTCTCTCAGTTTTTTTATGTTGTTATCTTGCTCTAACGAATAATGGTGCTAAAGTTATAAAAAATTCATCGAAACAGGGGGCTAATTCCCCGCGCCTTGATGTGTGATCTTGCAGACAGACTGTTGATACTTAGTAGCTTTTTGAGTGGTGTTTCATTTTGTGAATCATTTTTTTGGGTCGATAATCAGTTTCACCTTCACGATTGTCGTCATGGGTTAGGCAAATCATAAGAATAGCAGGAGGTAATATGAGCGTCTGGCAAGGATTTGTTCCGTGCATGCTCCTGGTGCCGCTGGTCCTCGGGCTGGCTTGTCCGGTTCAGGCGACCGAGATTCATGGTCGAGCAAGTACAGTCATAGAATGGTATGACGATCCACAAGAAGACACCGCTGTTCCTCTTCACCAATACTTGCAGCTCAACCTGACCGATATCGCTGATAAGGGGTACAATTTCAGATTTTACGGGCGACTGGCCGATGACATCGAAAATGAAGTCGATGTCGACAGTCGCCTTTATTATGCCTACTTGGAGAAAAGGGACCTCTTTGATGGCCTTGATTTTCGCCTGGGTCGGCAGTTCATATCGACAACGGCCGGGGCTTCGGTAATGGATGGTCTGGATCTCGACTACACATTTCTGGAGAACTATCACGTCAAGCTTTTTGGTGGTGGTGACGTCACCGAGTACGATGCCTATGATGTCGACTCGAATGGTCTCTGGGGTCTTGAGGCCGGCGGGTTCTTCCTTGACAATGCTCTCGATGCCAATCTCTCATACATGCAGAAATGGTACGATGGTGTCTTGAGCATGGAGCTCATAGGGTTTGATGCCAGCTTTGACTGGGAAGGTAAGCTCTGGCTCTATAATGAAACCCAGTGGGATTACCTGTCCGACCGACTCAGCTACGAACTTGTTGGCGCCAAGTATCGTTTCAATGCTCCCTGGACCTTGCGTCTCGAATATCTCTATTCCCTGCCTGTTTTCTCTTCAACCTCTATCTATTCGGTTTTTGCTGTCGAAGATTACGAAGAAGTTCTCGCCGAGGCAGTCTGGACAATGCAGCCTGGCGTGCAATCGTTCTTCCGTTACTGGCACGAGATTTACGATGAGTTTGCTGACGCCAATGTTTATGAGGCTGGAATCGAAAAACTACGCACCGGAAGATTCTCTGGTTATATCTCCGGGGTCGTTCGTGATGATCCAGATGGCCAGGATTTGTATGGGGTCAAGCTCCGCACTGCTTATCTGTTTACCCCCAAATTTGAGGCCGGTATTGGTGCCGAAATCGACGTTATGGAGAGAGAGATCGCTTATTTCGACACTGATGATTCTGATCAGGATGAGTCGACCAATACGCGTCTCTGGGTATATGGCAGTTATGATTTTACCAAGAAACTTAGCCTGGAGGCTAAATTCGAACGCGTCGAGAGTGATCTTTGGGATTATTACAATCGCGGTCGTGTCCGCCTGAACCTGCTCTTCTGATAAAAAGGAGTGATTTTATGACCCGCAAAGTTCTTTTGAGTCTTACGTTGATGATGGTGGGGGTCACCGTGGTTTGGGCCGGAGACTTCGATCACCAGGCTCATCTCGGCGATTATATCCCCGAGATATCCTGTGATGCCTGTCATCTTGCCGACGCCCAGTCCATTGTCCCTGATACCAAAGTCTGCCTCGATTGCCACGATAAAAACGAAGTGGCCGATGTCAATCTGAAGCAGTCCAAAACACACGGCCCTGTCTGGGCCCTGAATCATCGTGCTGAAGCTAAGGGCCGCGCGATCGATTGTGCTTCCTGTCACTCTCAGGAATATTGTTTGGAGTGCCATAAGTCGGGATTTGCAGATGAAATGGGCGAGTTTGGTAACAACATGATTAATGTCCATCGTGATGACTTCCATATGAGCCATCCGATCGCTGCGCGAACCGACCAGAACCTCTGTTCAAGTTGCCATGAAGCCCGTTTCTGTAGTGACTGTCATGATGATTGGCGCTTCAGGACTGGTGATATTGGCAGCCCCTCGCATCGTCGCAGTTTCGGACTTGGTTTTGATCAGTCTGACATCGACGCCATTCATGCAGGAATTGAATCTTCACAATGTGATTCGTGTCACCTGCAAAGTTCAGTTGCCCCGGATTTCCATTCCTGGTCAATCGGTCATGCCCGGGAAGCCCGCAAGTCGTTGATCACTTGTCAGGCCTGTCATCCCGATGGCGATGTCTGCTTGAGTTGTCATAGCGCCAAAGGGGGGGCGGGCGGTTACAATCCGCATCCCAAGGACTGGAGTGATTTTAAAAACAGACTGGATCGTGCGAGCAACGGCAGAACCTGCCGCAAGTGCCATTGATTGCCAAGATCTTTTTTTAAGGGTTTCTACAGAGAATAGAGGAGG of the Deltaproteobacteria bacterium IMCC39524 genome contains:
- a CDS encoding cytochrome C, coding for MTRKVLLSLTLMMVGVTVVWAGDFDHQAHLGDYIPEISCDACHLADAQSIVPDTKVCLDCHDKNEVADVNLKQSKTHGPVWALNHRAEAKGRAIDCASCHSQEYCLECHKSGFADEMGEFGNNMINVHRDDFHMSHPIAARTDQNLCSSCHEARFCSDCHDDWRFRTGDIGSPSHRRSFGLGFDQSDIDAIHAGIESSQCDSCHLQSSVAPDFHSWSIGHAREARKSLITCQACHPDGDVCLSCHSAKGGAGGYNPHPKDWSDFKNRLDRASNGRTCRKCH
- the gspD gene encoding type II secretion system secretin GspD, coding for MSKPTVSRIILWTTFLFLCLAPVLALAQTQPQPSEEGQVTLDFKEVELADLIQTISELTGENFLYDETVKGKVTIVSPESMTLDEAYMLFHTVLNVKGYTVVPSGEVNKIVPLKNAKESNLPTVLNGRGKMSEQVITRVFRLKYLDASIVGPTVLVPLMPSYANVAAYAPSNSLIITDTGSNIERLAKIIRELDQPDSEGLIEIVPLVNSSAEELAKILNEVMSQPASAPAKRRRSTQAGAANEPVTKIIPYPAGRSLILLASGDDMVIIKGLIAQMDQEMSGARSNINLFYLENADAVTLAATLNEILTGIKTEARTAQQGAPGSPLTAGPVTITADKPTNSLIINANPDDYRTIEEIIAKLDIKRKQVYVEALILELSMDATQRLGVSLQGAADVGDDSLIIGSSNQNTGPVGIGDALATGAAGIPSLLTQAVDGLLAGGFFNPITVTGPDGNEITVPSLSVLIDVSKTDSDVNLLSAPRLLTSDNEEAEIIVGSNVPIITGRLTDTGASDGLAQSVSVERQDVALILRFTPQITEGDLVRLNVYQEITDIAPATQALVASVGSPSDVGPTFTKRVLRNTVLVENNRTVVLGGLIDTNVIESVTKVPILGDIPFLGWLFKRTSTQEEKTNLLIFINPTIIKDAEDLERVTGRNRTAAKGFLTEKVINAVPENFFGEIDKEGNTTLPTGQPTESPETKGASQADRSAAEDAQGEASQ
- the gspC gene encoding type II secretion system protein GspC, whose amino-acid sequence is MLNAMHSFYKPFCLTLLAILGLACGHLIDTVLQKNLRPDFAADSTITQPATAKSLKTTQTDLNLILQNNIFDANNRSADATMNLEIAAARGQEASATDTRADLKLFGTVVAAERSQVLLEVNKELKIYHLDDKIPGGGSIEDIRRNQVDIRNRDQSLTTLTLHEKGPAPSRGVKPVARVAGDSKGAVREIGENRWMISRSTIESVRENFADQLRLAHMQPRTVDGKTDGFLIQRINPRSLLVKVGLRRGDVIIDVNNIKLDSPEKALQVFQQLREARQIIVAVERKGKPMSFEYEIE
- the gspE gene encoding type II secretion system ATPase GspE; this translates as MHNWRRIGEILQQDFEVDQQRIDAALTEQLQSGERLGQILLKLKVLDNVMLAKALAIQFELSYLETIAEESAAEDLFDVIPIGFAKEYRIYPLERLNGRLQVAVADPLDTRPLNDLSTLTGEDIEPCVATPEEILSAINRGYEKQAGDSSEVIEEIEEKTAGDLVRDLEPTDLIDASDEAPIIRFVNSLITQGYKERASDIHIEPFERDLVVRYRIDGILYEVLHPPLKAHPGIVSRIKIMSQLNIAEKRLPQDGRFRVRVAGRDIDIRVSTLPTAFGERVVLRLLDKTSNILSLEEIGLGSTLLNQFEGMINKNHGIFLVTGPTGSGKTTTLYAALTRLNSREKNIITVEDPIEYQLPGVGQIQVNPKIDLTFANGLRSILRQDPDIIMVGEIRDRETAEIAVQSALTGHMVFSTLHTNNAAGALTRLVEMGIEPFLAASSIVGILAQRLVRKICPHCKEAVSPPTELLDQLGDECTLPASPQFYQGRGCSRCMNIGYWGRSGIYELLPIDETVRELLLQDKDAATIKQAALRQGMQSLRSAGVAQVLEGVTSLEEILRVTQEEV
- the gspG gene encoding type II secretion system major pseudopilin GspG, whose amino-acid sequence is MQTKRIRDNRGFTLIEIMVVVVILGILAAIVVPRLLSRPDEAKVTKAKVDMKSIEEALGLFKLDNGFYPDTDQGLKALVVKPTTGRIPAKYSVDGYLKKTPVDPWGSDYIYLSPGLHDHNFDLISYGADGEPGGEGFDADINSWELD
- the gspF gene encoding type II secretion system inner membrane protein GspF encodes the protein MPLFEYSGLDNQGRKKTGTIDGPGRKMVTQQLSDQGIYLTDLRETGAQRVRKLSFRFGMARKLPTGELAAATRQMATLLGAGLSLDDALNTVNEQTDQPLLSKTFAKVREHVVQGGTLHEALAAHRHIFPDLFINMIQVGEDSGTLDRTMYRLADFLESQARMRARIQAALAYPLLMTLVGSGVLVFLFVFVIPKITTMLNELDRALPWPTLLLITLTDFLARWWWLLGLLLVMAVLTLKRYRDTTRGRERIDSLLLKAPLFGRLQLLIVTARFARTLGTLMESGVPLLKALDIARKLLSNRILNQAIATVTLRVQEGADLASSLKETTVFPPMLAQLTAAGEKSGKLEEMLFRVADTYEHQTDLSMTGMLSLLEPLMILVMGGIVGFVVLAILLPIFEASQGFG